The proteins below are encoded in one region of Deinococcus aquaedulcis:
- a CDS encoding EAL domain-containing protein, with protein sequence MSVFPHICDCLTPTPPVGALESGLWVQGKTRYVQRFLGGEGARLFPATAQAELRALLAQAGPSGQGELLATPALPTGEPDAWQVRPLAEWLVCLETPWYPEALQHLTFDVQPIVALRSGAVSGAEALVRAQLGDRRIGAYDLLRAAEGHRHLRTFDAQARREAIRQAAPLLGPGQQLFINFAPGVVYNPDVCLQTTFAACREADIDFQCLVFEVTESERFPDLDMLRRILARYRAEGARVALDDLGAGYTSLSYLDELRPDIVKLDRALSQNLTPNDPRVGLLAALIAYAHDLEIEVVAEGVEDLDSLRLLRDLGADYAQGYVLGRPAPTLAPIREAAAALWAAKT encoded by the coding sequence ATGTCTGTTTTTCCGCACATCTGCGACTGCCTGACACCCACTCCTCCGGTCGGTGCCCTGGAAAGCGGCCTGTGGGTGCAGGGCAAGACCCGTTATGTGCAGCGGTTTCTGGGGGGCGAGGGCGCGCGGCTGTTTCCCGCCACGGCGCAGGCCGAATTGCGGGCCCTGCTGGCACAGGCCGGGCCTTCGGGGCAAGGTGAACTGCTGGCCACGCCCGCGCTGCCCACGGGCGAGCCCGATGCGTGGCAGGTGCGCCCGCTGGCCGAGTGGCTGGTGTGCCTGGAAACCCCATGGTATCCCGAAGCCCTGCAGCACCTGACCTTTGACGTGCAGCCCATCGTGGCGCTGCGCAGCGGCGCGGTCAGCGGCGCCGAGGCGCTGGTGCGTGCGCAACTGGGCGACCGGCGCATAGGGGCCTACGACCTGCTGCGCGCGGCCGAAGGCCACCGCCACCTGCGCACGTTCGATGCGCAGGCGCGCCGGGAGGCCATCCGGCAGGCGGCGCCGCTGCTGGGGCCCGGGCAGCAGCTGTTTATCAACTTCGCGCCGGGCGTGGTCTACAACCCCGATGTCTGCCTGCAGACCACCTTTGCCGCCTGCCGCGAGGCAGACATTGATTTTCAGTGCCTCGTCTTTGAGGTCACCGAGAGCGAGCGCTTTCCCGACCTGGACATGCTGCGCCGCATTCTGGCCCGCTACCGTGCCGAGGGCGCGCGCGTGGCCCTGGACGACCTGGGCGCGGGCTACACCAGCCTGAGCTACCTGGACGAACTGCGCCCGGACATCGTGAAGTTGGACCGCGCCCTGAGCCAGAACCTCACGCCCAACGACCCGCGCGTGGGCCTGCTGGCCGCCCTGATCGCCTACGCCCACGATCTGGAGATTGAGGTGGTGGCCGAGGGCGTTGAAGATCTGGATTCGCTGCGCCTGCTGCGCGATCTGGGCGCCGACTACGCGCAGGGCTACGTGCTGGGCCGCCCCGCGCCCACGCTGGCCCCTATCCGCGAGGCAGCGGCGGCACTCTGGGCCGCGAAGACCTGA
- a CDS encoding MaoC family dehydratase, which yields MNEDLQRPQGRYLEELAPGTVIRHRVTRTLTEADNVFFTTLTMNPQPLHLDHEYAAQTEFGRPLVNSLLTLSLLVGLSVHELTLGTLVANLGLTDVVFPKPVFHGDTIRAESEVLEVRESRSRPDAGIVVVEHRALNQRGEVVAKCKRTALMQKRPAEG from the coding sequence ATGAATGAAGACCTTCAGCGGCCCCAGGGCCGATACCTGGAAGAACTGGCGCCCGGCACGGTCATTCGCCACCGCGTGACCCGCACGCTGACCGAAGCCGACAACGTGTTCTTTACGACCCTCACCATGAACCCGCAGCCGCTGCACCTGGACCACGAGTACGCCGCGCAGACTGAGTTTGGTCGGCCGCTGGTGAACAGTCTGCTGACCCTGTCGCTGCTGGTGGGCCTCAGCGTGCATGAACTCACGCTGGGGACGCTGGTGGCCAACCTGGGCCTGACAGACGTCGTGTTCCCCAAGCCAGTGTTCCACGGCGACACTATCCGCGCGGAATCCGAGGTGCTGGAGGTGCGCGAAAGCCGCAGCCGCCCGGACGCCGGGATTGTAGTGGTGGAGCACCGGGCACTGAACCAGCGCGGCGAGGTGGTGGCAAAGTGCAAGCGCACGGCGCTGATGCAGAAACGGCCAGCAGAAGGCTGA
- a CDS encoding transposase, translated as MRVRLFVQDEGRVGLKPVLARVWAPVGQRPVAVQHRGFQWVYTYVFVEPATGTSDFMILPTVSIDAMNVALAAFTAQVNPTGRDVIVLLLDGAGWHTSPQVRVPPNMLLVHFPPYTPELSPAEPLVGRVKRPLANRLLKRLDDLVEVLSLDCRRLMTDPHQVRSLTAFPWILNALKSV; from the coding sequence GTGCGGGTACGCCTGTTCGTTCAGGATGAGGGTCGTGTCGGATTGAAACCCGTCCTGGCTCGCGTGTGGGCCCCGGTCGGTCAGCGCCCAGTGGCGGTGCAGCATCGGGGGTTTCAGTGGGTCTACACCTACGTCTTTGTCGAACCGGCCACGGGGACGAGTGATTTCATGATTCTGCCGACGGTCAGTATCGACGCGATGAACGTGGCGCTGGCGGCGTTCACTGCGCAGGTGAATCCGACAGGGCGCGATGTCATCGTGCTGCTGTTGGATGGCGCGGGCTGGCATACCAGCCCACAGGTCCGGGTGCCACCGAACATGCTGTTGGTGCACTTTCCGCCGTATACGCCGGAGCTGTCTCCGGCCGAGCCGTTGGTGGGTCGCGTGAAACGTCCTCTGGCAAATCGATTGCTCAAACGTCTTGATGATCTCGTCGAGGTGTTGAGTCTGGACTGTCGACGGTTGATGACCGATCCCCACCAGGTGCGGTCACTCACCGCTTTCCCCTGGATTCTCAATGCGCTGAAATCAGTTTAG
- a CDS encoding TetR/AcrR family transcriptional regulator, which translates to MPRTRQPQLTRAALLQAARQVVREQGAALSLDAVARAAGVSKGGLLHHFPSRDALLQALALALVEQFREELEAAYARECEAHGAHPGAWLRAYIALTFGTGDEDTALHRALVPLAGQPALLEALAQAQVFLLERAEADGVPAGAAHAVRLACDGFWLAELTGQPRLSAAQTQALQEALTAWTR; encoded by the coding sequence ATGCCCAGAACCCGTCAGCCTCAACTCACGCGCGCCGCCCTGCTGCAAGCCGCCCGGCAGGTGGTACGAGAGCAAGGCGCCGCCCTGTCACTGGACGCGGTGGCGCGCGCCGCTGGGGTCAGCAAAGGGGGGCTGCTGCACCACTTTCCCAGCCGCGACGCCCTGCTGCAGGCGCTGGCCTTGGCGCTGGTCGAGCAGTTCCGCGAAGAGCTGGAAGCCGCGTACGCCCGCGAATGCGAGGCGCACGGCGCGCACCCGGGCGCGTGGCTGCGGGCGTATATCGCCCTGACCTTCGGCACCGGCGACGAGGACACCGCCCTGCACCGCGCGCTGGTGCCGCTGGCCGGGCAACCCGCGCTGCTAGAAGCCTTGGCCCAGGCCCAGGTGTTTCTGCTGGAACGCGCTGAGGCCGACGGCGTGCCCGCAGGCGCCGCCCACGCCGTGCGCCTGGCCTGCGACGGCTTCTGGCTGGCCGAACTGACCGGGCAGCCGCGCCTGAGTGCCGCCCAGACCCAGGCCCTGCAGGAGGCGCTGACCGCATGGACCCGCTGA
- a CDS encoding HpcH/HpaI aldolase/citrate lyase family protein has translation MTPPLPLRPRSLLFAPGNRPELVAKLPRSAPDAVVIDLEDAIPATPEAKAAARPIARDAARDLIAAAPHLSVFVRVNAVHSPYFDDDLAVLTPELAGVVVPKLESAADVRQVAAALAARGLGLPLLAGLETGAGVWHALEILREDAVQWAYFGAEDYTTDLGGLRTPGGLEVLYARSQVALAARLAGVPALDIVVTRLNDEAAFREDAAQGRALGYAGKLCIHPAQVALAHEIFGATEAELRRARALLQAAHDASLSGHGAFAFEGQMVDEPMLAAARAVVARSGSGEEGVGRGKAPA, from the coding sequence ATGACGCCTCCCCTGCCCCTGCGGCCCCGCAGCCTGCTCTTTGCGCCGGGCAACCGCCCCGAACTGGTGGCCAAGCTGCCGCGCAGCGCCCCCGACGCCGTGGTGATTGACCTGGAGGACGCCATTCCCGCCACTCCCGAGGCCAAGGCGGCGGCCCGCCCCATCGCCCGCGACGCGGCGCGGGACCTGATTGCCGCCGCGCCGCACCTGAGCGTGTTCGTGCGGGTGAACGCGGTGCACTCGCCGTACTTTGACGACGATCTGGCGGTGCTGACCCCGGAACTGGCGGGCGTGGTGGTGCCCAAGCTGGAGTCGGCAGCGGACGTGCGGCAGGTGGCGGCGGCGCTGGCGGCGCGGGGGTTGGGGCTGCCCCTGCTGGCGGGCCTGGAGACGGGGGCCGGGGTGTGGCACGCCCTGGAGATTCTGCGCGAGGACGCGGTGCAGTGGGCCTACTTTGGCGCCGAGGACTACACGACCGACCTGGGCGGGCTGCGCACGCCGGGAGGGTTGGAAGTGCTCTACGCCCGCTCGCAGGTGGCGCTGGCCGCGCGGCTGGCCGGGGTGCCCGCGCTGGATATCGTGGTGACGCGGCTGAACGATGAGGCCGCCTTCCGCGAGGACGCGGCCCAGGGGCGCGCGCTGGGGTACGCGGGCAAACTGTGTATTCACCCCGCCCAGGTGGCCCTGGCCCACGAGATCTTCGGCGCCACTGAGGCTGAACTCAGGCGCGCCCGCGCCCTGCTGCAGGCCGCCCATGACGCCAGCCTGAGTGGGCACGGCGCCTTTGCCTTTGAAGGGCAGATGGTGGATGAGCCGATGCTGGCGGCGGCGCGGGCGGTGGTGGCGAGGTCGGGAAGTGGGGAGGAGGGAGTGGGACGTGGAAAAGCCCCAGCCTAA
- a CDS encoding MFS transporter → MDPLTPAHSPHPGAPHPGPGWATRYWAIFTGQALSLIGSAMTQFVLLWWITDTTGSAAALGTAGVAALLPQALLGPLGGTFADRYSRRTIMIMADTISAACMLVLIWLFASGGVELWHVYTMMFIRSAMQAFQGPAAAASTAMLVPPEFLPRAAGFNQTLQGLMTVAAAPLGALAISVLPLGGALGIDVVTALLGIVPLLLFRIPQHTVAREDRRGVWTEFREGLSVVWHNPGLRRLYGLLGVVVLVVMPTFTLTPLLVKAHFGGGAGQVALMEGLSGVGMIAGGLLVAALNPKRPIVTVLLALAASCLTVALTALAPADWFWLAVVWWVVSGATFAFGNAPLTATLQTTVPNHLQGRVLSLLNTVMGLAGPVGLALAAPLGEWIGVRGVFVVGGVLSAAACLAGFLSPALLRLERRETPAE, encoded by the coding sequence ATGGACCCGCTGACCCCAGCCCATTCCCCGCACCCCGGCGCTCCACACCCTGGTCCAGGCTGGGCCACGCGCTACTGGGCCATCTTTACCGGGCAGGCGCTGTCTTTAATTGGCTCGGCCATGACGCAGTTTGTGCTGCTGTGGTGGATTACCGACACTACAGGCAGCGCCGCCGCCCTGGGCACGGCGGGCGTGGCCGCGCTGCTGCCCCAGGCGCTGCTGGGGCCCCTGGGCGGCACCTTTGCCGACCGCTACAGCCGCCGCACCATCATGATCATGGCCGACACGATCAGCGCCGCGTGCATGCTGGTGCTGATCTGGCTGTTTGCCAGCGGGGGCGTGGAGTTGTGGCACGTCTACACCATGATGTTCATTCGCAGCGCCATGCAGGCGTTTCAGGGGCCGGCCGCCGCTGCCAGCACCGCCATGCTGGTGCCGCCCGAGTTCCTGCCGCGCGCCGCCGGGTTTAACCAGACCCTGCAGGGCCTCATGACGGTGGCCGCCGCGCCGCTGGGGGCCTTGGCGATCAGCGTGCTGCCGCTGGGCGGGGCGCTGGGTATTGATGTGGTGACCGCCCTGCTGGGGATTGTGCCGTTGCTGCTGTTCCGGATTCCGCAACACACCGTCGCCCGCGAGGACCGCCGGGGCGTCTGGACCGAATTCCGCGAGGGCCTGAGCGTGGTGTGGCACAACCCCGGACTGCGGCGGCTGTACGGTCTGCTGGGCGTGGTGGTGCTGGTCGTGATGCCCACGTTCACCCTGACCCCGCTGCTGGTCAAAGCGCACTTTGGCGGCGGGGCCGGGCAGGTGGCCCTGATGGAAGGGCTGTCCGGCGTGGGCATGATTGCGGGCGGGCTGCTGGTGGCCGCCCTGAACCCCAAACGGCCCATAGTGACGGTGCTGCTGGCCCTGGCGGCGTCGTGCCTGACGGTGGCCCTGACCGCCCTGGCGCCTGCGGACTGGTTCTGGCTGGCGGTGGTGTGGTGGGTGGTGAGCGGCGCGACCTTCGCGTTCGGCAACGCGCCCCTGACCGCCACCCTGCAAACCACCGTGCCCAACCACCTGCAAGGGCGGGTGCTGTCGCTGCTGAACACCGTGATGGGGCTGGCCGGACCGGTGGGGCTGGCCCTGGCGGCGCCGCTGGGCGAGTGGATAGGCGTGCGCGGCGTGTTCGTGGTGGGCGGCGTGCTGAGTGCCGCCGCGTGTCTGGCGGGCTTCCTTTCGCCTGCCCTGCTGCGTCTGGAACGCCGGGAAACCCCTGCCGAGTAA
- a CDS encoding winged helix-turn-helix domain-containing protein: MRASALIPHQSSEGLEQAYRSATRSVERSRWQILWLKSKGKSIPELMDATGFSRSTITVLIRRDNQHGPAAVRDKRQDNGSKTALTREQQTHLSRALVNPPPMGGGWTSGKVQTYVLDTFGVTITSPCAWGYFKRLGFSVQRPRPRHHLAASPSEQETFKKK, translated from the coding sequence ATGCGAGCCTCCGCGCTGATACCTCACCAGAGCAGTGAAGGACTTGAGCAGGCCTACCGCAGTGCCACACGCAGCGTTGAGCGTTCCCGGTGGCAGATCCTGTGGCTGAAAAGCAAAGGAAAAAGCATCCCGGAGCTGATGGACGCCACAGGCTTCAGTCGCTCGACGATCACGGTCCTGATTCGCCGCGACAACCAGCACGGCCCAGCCGCCGTGCGCGACAAGCGGCAGGACAATGGCTCGAAGACCGCACTCACGCGTGAGCAACAGACGCACTTGTCGCGGGCCCTGGTGAACCCCCCGCCGATGGGCGGGGGGTGGACGAGCGGGAAGGTCCAGACGTACGTGCTGGACACCTTTGGTGTAACGATCACGTCGCCCTGCGCCTGGGGATACTTCAAACGCTTGGGGTTCAGCGTTCAGAGGCCCCGCCCGCGTCATCACTTGGCGGCGTCCCCATCCGAGCAGGAGACCTTCAAAAAAAAGTAG
- a CDS encoding YkgJ family cysteine cluster protein: MTTPAPSPDPVTAAVQQAYARYGRQARNWLANYTQRGGQVYCGAGCTACCTMPIRVSLAEARIMAGTLDTDLARAVEAHARAAVANARTAPSEDEYVRRHRLQVGFCPILDRSTGGCSRYDARPTRCRDTFSALPARYCAAETWESMGKREQAEYQRAVARTPGTDGELHFIAPLEHLSEPVWDAASRAMRRAWGLEVWGDFWLLTTLALDERFMAAVQAGDGRRAWQVASGRGLAHRLLLEFAPATR; encoded by the coding sequence ATGACCACGCCTGCCCCCTCCCCCGACCCCGTGACCGCTGCGGTGCAGCAGGCCTACGCCCGCTACGGCCGGCAGGCCCGCAACTGGCTGGCGAACTATACCCAGCGCGGCGGCCAGGTGTACTGCGGCGCCGGCTGCACCGCCTGCTGCACCATGCCCATTCGCGTCAGTCTGGCCGAGGCGCGGATCATGGCCGGAACGCTGGACACAGACCTCGCCCGCGCCGTGGAGGCCCACGCCCGCGCGGCAGTGGCCAACGCCCGCACCGCCCCAAGCGAGGACGAGTACGTGCGCCGCCACCGCCTGCAGGTGGGCTTCTGCCCCATTCTGGACCGCAGCACGGGCGGCTGCAGCCGCTACGATGCCCGCCCCACCCGCTGCCGCGACACCTTCAGCGCGCTGCCGGCCCGCTACTGCGCCGCCGAGACCTGGGAGAGCATGGGCAAGCGCGAGCAGGCCGAGTACCAGCGCGCCGTGGCCCGCACGCCCGGCACCGACGGCGAACTGCATTTCATTGCGCCGCTGGAACACCTCTCGGAGCCGGTGTGGGACGCGGCCTCGCGCGCCATGCGCCGGGCCTGGGGTCTGGAGGTCTGGGGGGACTTCTGGCTGCTGACCACGCTGGCCCTGGACGAGCGCTTCATGGCGGCCGTGCAGGCGGGCGACGGACGGCGGGCGTGGCAGGTGGCGTCCGGGCGGGGGCTGGCCCACCGCCTGCTGCTGGAATTTGCGCCGGCTACGCGCTGA
- the aspS gene encoding aspartate--tRNA(Asn) ligase: MTQTEAQPTHLPRTLTRDLAQHEGQQVRLQGFVHARRDLGGVQFVVLRDVSGLTQCVGSGLSLPLAESSVEVVGTVKAHPKAPGGFEVQIEAFRVISAAVEPAPVEIPKMEWHVNPETMLDYRVVTVRGLKERAALKVQAELVAAFRDHLSTEGFTEISTPKIVSAGAEGGANLFPIDYFGHQAYLAQSPQLYKQIMVGVFERVFEVAPVYRAEEHATSRHLNEYLSLDVEMGFIQDEDDVMALENRLLASIMARLKERCAAEFALLGATIPEVPAHIPRIPLMEARALVTEKYGHAVGGKDLDPEAERLLSQHYAETEGSDFVFVTKYPRAARPFYAHPDEGDLTRGFDLLFRGIEITSGGQRIHDHAMLMDSIAAYKLNPESLAGYTEVFKYGMPPHGGFAIGAERLTAKLLGIANVRYARAFPRDRHRLTP, encoded by the coding sequence ATGACCCAGACCGAAGCCCAGCCCACCCACCTTCCCCGGACCCTGACCCGTGACCTCGCCCAGCACGAGGGCCAGCAGGTGCGCCTGCAAGGCTTCGTGCATGCCCGGCGCGACCTGGGCGGCGTGCAGTTCGTGGTGCTGCGCGACGTCTCGGGCCTGACCCAGTGCGTGGGCAGCGGCCTGAGCCTGCCTCTGGCCGAAAGCAGCGTGGAGGTCGTGGGCACGGTGAAGGCCCACCCCAAAGCGCCGGGTGGGTTTGAGGTGCAGATCGAGGCGTTCCGCGTGATCAGCGCGGCGGTGGAGCCCGCGCCCGTCGAGATTCCCAAGATGGAATGGCACGTGAACCCGGAAACCATGCTGGATTACCGCGTGGTCACTGTGCGCGGCCTGAAGGAACGCGCAGCCCTGAAGGTGCAGGCCGAACTGGTGGCGGCCTTTCGGGACCACCTCTCAACCGAGGGCTTCACCGAGATCAGTACGCCCAAAATCGTCTCGGCCGGTGCCGAGGGCGGCGCGAACCTCTTTCCCATTGACTACTTCGGGCACCAGGCCTACCTCGCCCAGAGCCCGCAGCTGTACAAGCAGATCATGGTGGGTGTCTTTGAGCGCGTGTTCGAGGTGGCGCCCGTCTACCGCGCCGAGGAACACGCCACCAGCCGCCACCTGAACGAGTACCTGTCCCTGGACGTGGAAATGGGCTTTATTCAGGACGAGGACGACGTGATGGCGCTGGAAAACCGCCTGCTCGCCAGCATCATGGCCCGCCTGAAGGAGCGCTGCGCCGCCGAATTCGCTCTGCTGGGCGCCACCATTCCCGAGGTGCCCGCCCACATTCCCCGCATTCCGTTGATGGAGGCGCGCGCCCTGGTGACCGAGAAGTACGGCCACGCGGTGGGTGGCAAGGACCTGGATCCCGAAGCTGAGCGCCTGCTCTCGCAGCACTACGCCGAAACCGAAGGCAGCGACTTCGTGTTCGTGACCAAGTACCCGCGCGCTGCCCGCCCTTTCTACGCCCACCCCGACGAGGGCGACCTGACCCGGGGCTTCGACCTGCTGTTCCGGGGCATCGAGATCACCAGCGGCGGCCAGCGCATCCACGACCACGCCATGCTGATGGACTCCATTGCCGCCTACAAGCTGAACCCCGAATCGCTGGCCGGCTACACCGAGGTCTTTAAGTACGGCATGCCCCCCCACGGTGGCTTCGCCATAGGCGCCGAGCGCCTGACCGCCAAGCTGCTGGGCATTGCCAACGTGCGCTACGCCCGCGCATTCCCCCGTGACCGCCACCGCCTGACGCCGTGA
- a CDS encoding GGDEF domain-containing protein: MQRETGGEPSLSERQQRDFMSVLAALAVLMQLATSVHLHSQPDQLTRAMQADLGVAFALGLLVLTRVRAIRLGTLQKVVVGAVALWLVLNVVSVIRTARPITSGLLIHMVLLALFAYTWLPARVAAMIVTAGYLLLVAATSFSRQPDLPGLVLTGLVLPLTWYLTVHGRIVSGERARSVQLAALAATDPLTGCLNRRAGHSQLLALAAQWAGHPERLSVALCDIDHFKRVNDTWGHEQGDEALARVAQTLRAQVRAGDLVVRWGGEEFLLVLADLSPHEARAVLDRTLRGVRALQLTPGLGLTLSAGHATLAEAPDITALLRLADQRLFAAKRAGRDRLCSAPEATETVGTETRF; the protein is encoded by the coding sequence ATGCAGCGCGAGACCGGGGGCGAGCCCAGCCTGAGCGAGCGGCAGCAGCGCGACTTTATGTCGGTGCTGGCCGCCCTGGCGGTGCTGATGCAGCTGGCCACCTCGGTTCACCTGCACAGCCAGCCCGACCAACTGACGCGCGCCATGCAGGCGGACCTGGGCGTGGCGTTTGCGCTGGGGCTGCTGGTGCTGACCCGGGTGCGCGCCATCCGGCTGGGCACCCTGCAGAAGGTGGTGGTGGGCGCCGTGGCGCTGTGGCTGGTGCTGAACGTGGTCAGCGTGATTCGCACCGCGCGGCCCATCACCTCGGGGCTGCTGATCCACATGGTGCTGCTGGCCCTGTTTGCTTATACATGGCTGCCGGCGCGCGTGGCGGCCATGATCGTGACGGCGGGGTATCTGCTGCTGGTGGCCGCCACCAGTTTCAGCCGCCAGCCTGACCTGCCGGGGCTGGTCCTGACCGGGCTGGTGCTGCCGCTGACGTGGTATCTGACGGTGCACGGCCGCATCGTGTCTGGCGAGCGGGCGCGCAGCGTGCAACTGGCGGCGCTGGCGGCCACCGACCCCCTGACCGGCTGCCTCAACCGCCGCGCGGGGCACAGCCAGCTGCTGGCCCTGGCGGCGCAGTGGGCTGGGCACCCCGAGCGCCTCAGCGTGGCCCTGTGCGACATTGACCACTTCAAGCGCGTGAACGACACCTGGGGCCACGAGCAGGGCGACGAGGCCCTGGCGCGCGTGGCCCAGACCCTGCGGGCCCAGGTGCGCGCGGGCGATCTGGTGGTGCGCTGGGGCGGCGAGGAATTCTTGCTGGTTCTGGCCGACCTGAGCCCCCACGAGGCCAGGGCGGTGCTGGACCGCACCCTGCGCGGCGTGCGCGCCCTGCAGCTGACCCCAGGGCTGGGTCTGACCCTCAGCGCCGGGCACGCCACCCTGGCCGAGGCGCCCGACATCACCGCCCTGCTGCGCCTGGCTGATCAGCGGCTCTTTGCCGCCAAGCGGGCGGGCCGGGACCGCCTGTGCAGTGCGCCGGAGGCCACGGAGACTGTCGGCACAGAAACGCGGTTTTAG
- a CDS encoding HD domain-containing phosphohydrolase — MFRRPRTPQQTPGPSDARAPGPSESPDATRVVADLLARPTQEGILEGALAHAASLMGGAVQGFAIVRRGQDRVAAVLGYPKTLLGVALGGPWASMRPRVLTDGARELYEGSPPEAAPLLDEAGMKAVTLSLVVPLTVRGRNLGALVLDRTSEGGLPPAAQEAVTKWAAAVAPLMSVLEGREEWRAASRQLTGALVEAVESGEFDALGHAQSVTDLSLKLGKLVGLTERELEELWYAAMLHDIGKIHGEQGHAQVGANFLHGVPHLAEAMKAVRHHHERWDGQGEPDRLTGEDIPLYARILAVANSAVRMGGPDRVKGQAGKALDPRLVALLEKLPQ, encoded by the coding sequence GTGTTCCGACGCCCACGAACCCCCCAGCAGACGCCTGGCCCCTCCGACGCGCGCGCGCCCGGGCCCAGTGAGAGCCCTGACGCCACGCGGGTGGTTGCCGACCTGCTGGCCCGCCCCACCCAGGAAGGCATTCTGGAAGGCGCCCTGGCCCACGCCGCTTCGCTGATGGGCGGCGCCGTGCAGGGTTTTGCCATCGTGCGCCGGGGCCAGGACCGGGTGGCAGCGGTGCTGGGCTACCCCAAGACGCTGCTGGGGGTGGCCCTGGGCGGCCCCTGGGCTTCTATGCGCCCGCGCGTCCTGACCGACGGCGCCCGCGAGCTGTACGAGGGCAGCCCCCCCGAGGCCGCGCCGCTGCTGGACGAGGCCGGCATGAAAGCCGTCACCCTGTCGCTGGTGGTGCCGCTGACCGTGCGCGGGCGCAACCTCGGCGCCCTGGTGCTGGACCGCACCAGCGAGGGCGGCCTGCCCCCCGCTGCCCAGGAGGCCGTGACCAAGTGGGCAGCAGCCGTGGCGCCCCTGATGAGCGTGCTGGAGGGCCGCGAGGAGTGGCGCGCGGCCTCCAGACAGCTGACCGGCGCCCTGGTCGAAGCGGTGGAAAGCGGTGAGTTCGACGCCCTGGGCCACGCCCAGTCAGTGACCGACCTGAGCCTGAAACTGGGCAAGCTGGTAGGCCTGACCGAACGCGAACTGGAAGAGCTCTGGTACGCCGCCATGCTGCACGACATCGGCAAGATTCACGGCGAGCAGGGCCACGCGCAGGTGGGGGCCAACTTCCTGCACGGCGTGCCGCACCTGGCCGAGGCCATGAAGGCCGTGCGCCACCACCACGAACGCTGGGACGGCCAGGGCGAACCCGACCGGCTGACCGGCGAGGACATTCCGCTGTACGCCCGCATTCTGGCGGTGGCCAACTCTGCCGTGCGCATGGGCGGCCCGGACCGGGTGAAGGGGCAGGCTGGCAAGGCACTGGACCCCCGCCTTGTGGCCCTGCTGGAGAAACTGCCTCAGTGA
- a CDS encoding alpha/beta hydrolase yields the protein MEEFAQFSVDGQRLYGMVHRPEGQAPAQGWPSVVILHGFTGNRGGDHRLLPLLSRFLAARGVASLRFDFRGSGESQGDFSEMTVSREVQDTEAAFEYLRRQPGLDPERVMLLGFSMGGLVAALSAPQVRPHRLALWAPALPELWLPFLRGGLLPPTVTDYNGWPLGREFLQEMVRLRPLDAAQAWSGEARVFHGDADQTCPPEFGVRYARALGCDAVAIPGAGHTFDSLDAVELLYRETARFLTGR from the coding sequence ATGGAAGAATTCGCCCAGTTCAGCGTGGACGGCCAGCGGCTGTACGGCATGGTGCACCGCCCGGAAGGTCAGGCGCCCGCCCAAGGCTGGCCCAGCGTGGTCATCCTGCACGGCTTTACCGGCAACCGGGGCGGGGACCACCGCCTGCTGCCGCTGCTGTCGCGGTTTCTGGCGGCGCGCGGCGTGGCCAGCCTGCGCTTTGATTTCCGGGGCAGCGGCGAGTCGCAGGGAGACTTCAGCGAGATGACCGTCTCGCGCGAGGTGCAGGACACCGAAGCGGCGTTCGAGTACCTGCGCCGCCAGCCGGGCCTGGACCCCGAGCGGGTGATGCTGCTGGGCTTTTCGATGGGCGGCCTCGTGGCGGCCCTGAGTGCCCCGCAGGTGCGCCCGCACCGCCTGGCCCTGTGGGCGCCCGCCCTGCCAGAACTGTGGCTGCCCTTTTTGCGCGGCGGCCTGCTGCCCCCCACGGTCACCGATTACAACGGCTGGCCGCTGGGCCGCGAGTTTCTGCAGGAGATGGTGCGCCTGCGCCCCCTGGACGCCGCGCAGGCCTGGAGCGGCGAGGCCCGCGTGTTTCACGGCGATGCCGACCAGACCTGCCCGCCTGAATTCGGCGTGCGCTACGCCCGCGCCCTGGGCTGCGACGCCGTGGCGATCCCCGGTGCCGGCCACACCTTTGATTCCCTGGACGCCGTGGAGCTGCTGTACCGCGAGACGGCGCGCTTCCTCACGGGGAGGTAA